A single Lolium perenne isolate Kyuss_39 chromosome 6, Kyuss_2.0, whole genome shotgun sequence DNA region contains:
- the LOC127307974 gene encoding uncharacterized protein, whose amino-acid sequence MLRACGAAAPASVPALIRARLANSKPTSSFAASATASSAVASSSVLEELAADRKGLARVVLKKGKTQIFRDGSPMVYSGAVDRIIGRPPPKTGDVVLVADGSEKPIGWGLYNSVSMFCVRLMQLEEEAKRDPTSALNMEILLEERITSAVDLRRSLGLPSTNTNAYRLINSEGDRLSGLIVDIFDDVAVIASSAAWVEKYRQQIEFLVNKFGDVNYIKWRSSADILKEEGLDMSEQKEPAPSSHSGSVKVMENGIVYLVSVEGQKTGFYADQRESRDFISTLSRDQKVLDLCCYSGGFALSAAKGGATKVIGIDSSGSALDLANENILLNKFDPERISFMKEDASAFMKGAISRNELWDLVVLDPPKLAPRKKVLQSASGMYRSLNALAMQVVKRGGLLMTCSCSGAMTQSGLFLKTVQGAASMAGRKVTVLRQAGAACDHPIDPSYPEGQYLSNYLLRVM is encoded by the exons ATGCTCCGCGCCTGCGGCGCCGCAGCTCCGGCGTCTGTGCCCGCGCTCATCAGGGCGCGCCTCGCAAATTCAAAGCCTACCTCCTCCTTCGCAGCTTCCGCCACTGCCTCCTCCGCAGTCGCCTCCTCCTCCGTCCTGGAAGAGCTCGCCGCCGACCGCAAAG GTTTGGCAAGAGTGGTGTTGAAGAAGGGCAAGACTCAAATATTCCGAGATGGAAGTCCAATGGTGTACAGTGGTGCTGTTGATAGAATAATTGGCCGGCCTCCTCCGAAAACTGGCGATGTTGTTTTGGTAGCTGATGGGTCAGAGAAACCTATTGGGTGGGGTCTCTACAACTCCGTGTCTATGTTTTGTGTTCGGCTAATGCAACTAGAAGAAGAGGCAAAAAG GGATCCAACCTCCGCATTAAATATGGAAATACTGCTCGAAGAAAGGATTACTTCTGCAGTGGATTTACGTCGTAGTTTGGGTCTCCCATCAACTAATACAAACGCGTACCGTCTCATCAATAGTGAAGGTGACAG ATTGTCTGGTCTGATAGTAGATATATTTGATGATGTTGCTGTGATTGCTTCATCTGCTGCTTGGGTTGAGAAATATAGACAACAAATCGAGTTCCTTGTTAACAAATTTGGTGATGTCAACTATATAAAGTGGAGGTCATCAGCTGATATTCTGAAAGAAGAAGGATTAGATATGTCAGAACAAAAAGAGCCTGCACCCTCTTCACACTCTGGATCCGTGAAG GTGATGGAAAATGGCATTGTCTATCTAGTCTCTGTGGAGGGGCAGAAGACAGGGTTTTATGCAGATCAACGGGAGAGCCGCGATTTCATATCCACACTCTCCAGGGACCAAAAGGTTCTTGACCTTTGCTGCTACAGTGGAGGATTTGCCCTGAGTGCAGCAAAGGGCGGTGCTACTAAAGTTATTG GCATTGATTCATCAGGATCAGCACTAGACCTTGCCAATGAGAATATTCTTCTGAATAAGTTTGATCCTGAGAGAATTTCGTTCATGAAAGAAGATGCATCTGCATTCATGAAAGGTGCTATCTCAAGAAATGAGCTGTGGGACTTGGTAGTCCTCGATCCTCCAAAGTTGGCACCTCGGAAGAAG GTGCTACAAAGTGCATCCGGTATGTACAGAAGCTTGAACGCTCTTGCAATGCAAGTGGTGAAGCGAGGGGGCTTACTCATGACATGCTCTTGTTCTGGAGCTATGACCCAAAGTGGTCTCTTCCTTAAAACCGTTCAG GGTGCTGCATCAATGGCTGGTCGAAAGGTTACAGTTCTACGTCAAGCAGGTGCAGCTTGTGATCATCCCATCGATCCTTCATATCCCGAAGGCCAATATCTCAGCAATTACTTACTGCGAGTAATGTGA
- the LOC127307975 gene encoding ALA-interacting subunit 3, with amino-acid sequence MMNSNSGAGPSNGGSGDGDTPRRTSRKPKYSKFTQQELPACKPILTPKWVISVFVLVGAIFVPIGVASLLASNKVVEIVDRYDDACVPPNVTDKLAYIQNATTPKTCQRTLTVTKDMKQPIFVYYQLNNFYQNHRRYVKSRNDAQLSDASKANETTLCDPEKTTKDGLPIVPCGLIAWSLFNDTYSFKHNSKNLSVDKNDISWKSDREHKFGSDVFPKNFQKGPLIGGKSLNESKPLSEQEDLIVWMRTAALPTFRKLYGRIYVDLKENDTITVTLENNYNTYSFGGKKKLVLSTSTWLGGKNDFLGLAYLTVGGLCFFLAFAFTLLYLIKPRKLGDNNYLSWNKHPAGHAGH; translated from the exons ATGATGAACAGCAACAGCGGCGCCGGGCCGAGCAACGGCGGATCCGGGGACGGCGACACGCCCCGGAGGACCTCCAGGAAACCCAAGT ATTCCAAGTTTACGCAGCAGGAGCTCCCGGCCTGCAAGCCAATTCTCACCCCAAAATGG GTCATTTCAGTATTTGTTCTTGTCGGCGCCATTTTTGTCCCCATCGGTGTTGCTTCGCTGCTGGCTTCAAACAAG GTTGTTGAGATTGTTGATCGATATGATGATGCATGTGTCCCGCCTAATGTTACAGACAAGCTTGCCTACATTCAGAACGCGACAACACCCAAAACCTGCCAAAGGACTCTGACG GTCACGAAGGATATGAAGCAGCCAATTTTTGTATATTACCAACTGAATAACTTCTACCAGAATCATAGGAG ATACGTCAAGAGCCGGAATGATGCACAGCTAAGTGATGCTAGCAAGGCAAATGAGACTACCCTTTGTGACCCCGAgaagaccacaaaagatggactgCCTATTGTTCCTTGTGGCCTTATTGCATGGAGCTTATTCAATGACACATATAGCTTCAAACACAATAGTAAGAACTTGAGTGTGGACAAGAACGACATCTCTTGGAAGAGTGACAGGGAGCACAAATTTGGAAGTGATGTCTTTCCAAAAAACTTTCAGAAAGGTCCTCTTATAGGTGGAAAATCACTCAATGAATCGAAACCG CTGAGTGAGCAAGAGGACCTCATTGTTTGGATGCGAACTGCAGCGCTTCCTACATTCAGAAAACTGTATGGTAGGATATATGTTGACCTAAAGGAGAATGATACTATTACTGTTACACTGGAGAACAACTACAACACATATAGCTTTGGTGGCAAAAAGAAGCTGGTGCTTTCTACTTCAACCTGGCTTGGTGGGAAGAATGATTTTCTTGGTCTTGCCTATCTCACTGTTGGTGGACTCTGCTTCTTCCTGGCATTTGCATTCACCTTATTGTACTTGATAAAACCAAG AAAATTGGGAGATAACAATTACTTGTCATGGAACAAACACCCTGCAGGCCATGCAGGCCACTGA